In Leuconostocaceae bacterium ESL0723, the following proteins share a genomic window:
- a CDS encoding endolytic transglycosylase MltG, with amino-acid sequence MQNRSKKRPTKRRTSVKLLAAILLVIIGYVGFNLIADTGYQALNPNDTKFKTVTIKEGATPQQMGDTLQQDKVIRSSRAFASYANKHGSEKLIAGTYLLSAAQDVASIYKQMTIGPGAAPQLPAGYAYIGTQQTPEQTAQSIATATGIPSAKILQAYDDSSLIKKMQDKYTKLLSGISGYQKNTYRLYDYIYPGVYNLRHISNPNTVIDKLLSTSNDNLKPYYAEMKTSGVKAPTVILITSTSGGKEFDRRLKFIQKIAPYAQELYKKYNILPSISIAQAAHESNWDNSKLSTKYNNFYGIKTQDTRPGKSVVLPTTEVEDGETKTENARFAVYSSWKESMLQHAQTLSKGNTWNPDQFKDVVAAKNYKQAAKALYDDSYATDTNYPTLLINLIESWNLEQYDK; translated from the coding sequence ATGCAAAACCGTAGTAAAAAACGGCCAACTAAGCGACGTACGTCGGTTAAGCTTTTGGCGGCCATTCTTCTGGTCATCATCGGCTACGTGGGCTTTAATTTGATTGCTGACACTGGCTACCAGGCCCTCAATCCCAATGATACTAAGTTCAAGACGGTCACCATTAAAGAGGGGGCCACGCCCCAGCAGATGGGAGATACCTTGCAGCAGGACAAGGTTATCCGGAGTTCGCGGGCCTTTGCTTCCTATGCTAACAAGCACGGATCTGAAAAGCTGATTGCGGGTACCTATCTCTTGTCGGCCGCCCAGGATGTGGCTTCGATTTACAAGCAGATGACGATTGGTCCCGGGGCAGCGCCCCAGCTGCCAGCTGGTTATGCCTACATTGGTACCCAGCAAACGCCGGAACAAACGGCCCAGTCGATTGCGACGGCGACCGGTATTCCAAGTGCTAAAATCTTGCAGGCCTATGATGACAGCAGCCTGATTAAGAAGATGCAGGACAAGTATACTAAGCTACTGTCTGGTATTAGCGGTTATCAGAAGAACACGTACCGGCTTTACGACTACATTTATCCCGGTGTTTATAACCTGCGTCATATCAGTAACCCCAACACGGTCATTGATAAGCTCCTAAGCACTTCTAACGATAACTTGAAGCCTTACTATGCTGAGATGAAGACTAGCGGTGTTAAGGCACCGACCGTAATCTTGATTACGTCAACTTCAGGCGGCAAGGAATTTGACCGCAGGTTGAAGTTCATTCAAAAGATTGCCCCTTATGCCCAGGAGCTGTACAAGAAGTACAATATCCTGCCTTCGATTTCGATTGCGCAAGCCGCCCACGAATCGAACTGGGATAATTCAAAGTTATCAACCAAGTACAACAACTTCTACGGCATTAAGACCCAGGACACGCGGCCAGGTAAGTCAGTCGTGCTCCCAACTACTGAAGTTGAAGACGGCGAGACTAAGACTGAAAATGCCCGCTTTGCGGTCTACAGTAGCTGGAAGGAGAGTATGCTCCAGCACGCCCAGACTCTTTCAAAGGGAAATACCTGGAATCCAGACCAGTTTAAGGACGTGGTTGCTGCTAAGAATTATAAGCAAGCCGCTAAGGCGCTTTACGATGATTCTTACGCCACCGATACCAATTATCCAACCCTGTTGATCAATTTGATTGAGTCTTGGAACCTAGAACAGTACGACAAGTAA
- a CDS encoding GRP family sugar transporter gives MNAALLLALLPALFWGSTGIISTKMGGNAAQQTLGMTFGALLFGLGTMLFYVLPKGIYFGSRIWVVGVLSGLVWAVGTAFQFLGNKEMGVSISMPLSTAGQIVMNALLAATLLGEWENGKMWLIGLVSIAVVVLGATFISMPDKRLDGVGTVTPKGMLYIVISTIGYMFYFILPNYLAKLGYISPQIKEAGRGVDYMTAIVAPQAIGQVLGAFIIAIFVLKSGSIMFEKPTWKNMATGLAWALGNIFMFISTADPAVGQTIATTFSQLGIIVSAFGGVYILHERKTHRQMIYILLGTILVIVGAIIIGNIHQFA, from the coding sequence ATGAATGCAGCACTCTTACTAGCTCTACTCCCCGCCTTGTTCTGGGGTTCAACTGGTATTATCAGTACTAAAATGGGTGGTAACGCCGCCCAACAGACCTTGGGTATGACCTTCGGGGCCCTGCTCTTTGGTCTTGGCACCATGTTATTCTATGTCCTCCCCAAGGGCATCTACTTTGGTAGCCGAATTTGGGTAGTCGGTGTCCTTTCCGGTTTGGTTTGGGCCGTTGGAACTGCCTTCCAATTCCTAGGTAATAAGGAGATGGGTGTTTCTATCTCCATGCCACTGTCAACTGCCGGCCAAATCGTCATGAACGCTTTGCTGGCCGCTACCCTGCTGGGTGAGTGGGAAAACGGCAAGATGTGGTTGATTGGTTTGGTTTCAATCGCAGTCGTTGTTCTGGGGGCAACCTTCATTTCTATGCCTGATAAGCGCTTGGATGGTGTTGGAACCGTTACCCCTAAGGGTATGCTATACATCGTGATTTCCACGATTGGCTACATGTTCTACTTCATCCTGCCTAACTACCTGGCAAAGTTGGGTTACATCTCACCACAGATTAAGGAAGCTGGCCGTGGCGTTGACTACATGACGGCCATTGTGGCCCCTCAGGCCATCGGCCAGGTTCTGGGTGCCTTCATCATTGCCATCTTCGTTTTGAAGAGTGGTTCAATCATGTTTGAGAAGCCAACTTGGAAGAACATGGCCACTGGTTTGGCCTGGGCCTTGGGTAACATCTTCATGTTTATCTCAACGGCTGATCCAGCTGTTGGTCAGACAATCGCTACGACCTTCTCACAGTTGGGTATCATTGTTTCTGCCTTCGGAGGCGTTTACATTTTGCACGAGCGGAAGACGCACCGTCAGATGATCTACATCCTACTGGGAACCATCCTGGTTATTGTGGGTGCCATTATCATCGGAAACATTCACCAATTTGCATAA
- a CDS encoding YfhO family protein — translation MLTFKKFLFKTCLSPLALSFWIPVLLTLFYFASRGMAPFGNSSILTVDLGQQYIDQFALFKNTVMNHPGSFFYSFSSGLGGDMIGEFAYYLMSPLNFIFLFVPNLLLPVGILFVLVLKFGLAGLTMAFLIKKLDLQRGYYITLFAINYPLCGWFVANNLNLLWLDTAILLPLVVWALERLITQNRPLPYRLLLGLTILSNYYIAFMVALFIGLYFIWRLLSLTQKRWQTTQQFAWSSFIGGLLSAVVVLPAYYQLGLGKTQYNTPWTWRFDNNPLDLLVKLIPGSFNFDQMQTGLANIFVAFLILLAVVAFFVAKNFSWRVKIGAGLILAILILATTWAPLTLIFHGGQYPVWYPYRFSFILVFFAIYLGALGFKPNWQPHAITLLAVFTAIIAIAIFASLQVKTFPFLNRDLILLFMFLSAATLACFIGPMPAKLRLAILSLITIMSLNTNLSASLNNFSYINNDEYQRTVQSLTDGMDIIDSDNSWYRVAQTFQRTRGDSMMADFYGGSHFSSLLPKNTTEFFAKIGQPEGDNYVVYSNGTQWTDDWLGFKYLLTANPNQPHLPGAPTSHLIGYRPDVSSDQFVGQSDTVKVYENPNALPVGFAASNQIVKTQLFDDSPMQNQDQIFQKLTGESTNLISATNFDSAQGHNLNTPTTVTDATVTRIDPSQPASLDLTFTPTTDDPYYLTIGGNLKIDQFDILINGHVVPQFSSYRHTIVVNLANRAKNQPQTLTLRLRDTQSLNLSNVALYHLNEDVLNQGVNQLKAHPWQIQARSERRLSGTVTTTEEQPLIMTTIPSVPGWTARLDGKVVKTKLAAGYFLAIPAKPGQHQLTLSYTPPLFWPGLAATSLGLVICATGWGYRRAQRAKSLQEG, via the coding sequence ATGCTCACTTTTAAAAAATTCCTCTTTAAAACTTGCTTAAGTCCCCTGGCCCTCAGCTTCTGGATTCCAGTCCTGTTGACCCTTTTTTACTTTGCCAGCCGGGGCATGGCCCCCTTCGGGAACAGCTCGATTTTAACGGTGGATTTGGGCCAGCAATACATTGACCAGTTTGCCCTCTTTAAAAACACGGTGATGAACCACCCGGGTAGTTTCTTCTATTCATTTTCTAGTGGCCTGGGCGGGGACATGATTGGTGAGTTTGCTTATTACCTGATGAGCCCGCTCAACTTTATTTTTCTCTTTGTGCCAAACCTGCTCTTGCCAGTCGGGATTCTCTTTGTCCTGGTCTTGAAGTTTGGACTGGCCGGGTTGACCATGGCCTTTCTAATCAAAAAGCTTGATCTCCAGCGCGGGTACTATATCACCCTCTTTGCCATCAACTACCCCCTCTGTGGCTGGTTTGTGGCTAACAACCTTAACCTCTTATGGCTAGACACCGCCATTTTGCTGCCCCTGGTGGTCTGGGCCCTGGAAAGACTGATTACCCAAAACAGGCCCCTGCCCTACCGCCTGCTGCTGGGTCTCACCATCTTAAGTAACTACTACATCGCCTTCATGGTGGCCCTCTTTATTGGCCTCTACTTTATCTGGCGCCTGCTATCGCTTACCCAAAAGCGCTGGCAGACCACCCAGCAGTTTGCCTGGAGTAGTTTCATCGGCGGTCTCCTGTCCGCGGTGGTCGTCCTGCCGGCCTACTACCAACTGGGACTTGGTAAGACCCAGTACAATACGCCCTGGACCTGGCGCTTTGACAATAATCCCCTCGACCTGCTGGTCAAGCTCATCCCCGGCAGCTTTAACTTCGACCAAATGCAAACCGGCCTGGCCAATATCTTTGTTGCCTTCCTGATTTTGCTGGCCGTGGTGGCCTTCTTTGTGGCCAAAAACTTCTCCTGGCGGGTAAAAATCGGGGCCGGCCTGATTTTAGCAATCTTAATCTTGGCTACCACCTGGGCCCCGCTGACCCTAATTTTTCACGGGGGCCAGTACCCAGTTTGGTACCCCTACCGCTTCAGTTTTATCCTGGTCTTCTTTGCGATTTACCTGGGCGCCTTGGGCTTCAAGCCTAACTGGCAACCCCATGCCATCACCCTGCTGGCCGTTTTTACCGCGATTATTGCCATCGCAATTTTTGCCAGTCTCCAGGTAAAGACCTTCCCCTTCTTAAACCGGGACCTGATCTTGCTTTTCATGTTCCTATCGGCCGCTACTTTGGCCTGCTTTATCGGACCAATGCCGGCCAAATTACGGTTAGCCATTCTCAGTCTAATCACGATTATGAGTTTAAACACCAACCTGTCGGCTAGTTTAAACAACTTTTCTTACATTAATAATGATGAATACCAACGAACCGTGCAGTCTCTGACCGATGGCATGGATATCATCGACTCTGATAATTCCTGGTACCGGGTCGCTCAAACCTTCCAACGGACCCGCGGGGACAGCATGATGGCTGATTTCTACGGGGGTTCCCACTTTAGTTCCCTCCTGCCTAAAAACACGACCGAATTCTTTGCTAAAATCGGTCAGCCGGAAGGAGATAATTATGTCGTTTACAGTAACGGTACCCAGTGGACCGATGACTGGTTGGGCTTCAAGTACCTGCTCACTGCCAACCCTAACCAGCCCCACCTGCCGGGCGCCCCGACCAGTCACCTAATTGGTTACCGCCCGGACGTAAGCAGTGACCAGTTTGTCGGCCAGAGTGATACGGTCAAGGTTTATGAAAATCCCAATGCTTTGCCAGTCGGTTTTGCGGCTAGCAACCAAATTGTAAAGACCCAGCTCTTTGATGACAGTCCGATGCAAAACCAGGACCAAATTTTCCAGAAACTGACTGGCGAATCAACCAACTTAATTAGCGCTACTAATTTTGACAGTGCCCAGGGTCATAACTTAAACACGCCAACCACGGTGACCGATGCTACGGTCACCCGAATTGATCCTAGCCAACCGGCCAGCCTGGATTTGACCTTCACGCCAACGACCGATGACCCCTACTACCTGACGATTGGTGGCAACCTCAAAATTGACCAGTTCGATATCCTGATTAATGGCCACGTGGTGCCGCAATTCTCTTCATACCGGCACACAATTGTGGTGAACTTGGCCAACCGGGCTAAGAACCAGCCCCAAACCCTGACCCTACGCCTACGGGACACGCAATCACTGAACCTCAGTAACGTAGCCCTCTACCATCTTAACGAGGATGTTTTGAACCAGGGTGTCAACCAGCTCAAAGCCCACCCTTGGCAAATCCAAGCCCGGTCTGAACGACGCCTGTCTGGCACGGTCACAACCACCGAGGAGCAACCCCTGATTATGACTACCATTCCAAGTGTGCCCGGTTGGACGGCCCGCCTGGATGGTAAAGTGGTTAAAACTAAGTTGGCCGCCGGTTACTTCCTGGCAATCCCTGCCAAACCAGGCCAGCACCAGCTAACCTTGTCCTATACCCCACCCCTCTTTTGGCCCGGCCTAGCTGCCACCAGCCTTGGTCTGGTTATTTGTGCCACCGGTTGGGGCTACCGCCGCGCTCAGCGGGCAAAATCCTTGCAAGAAGGGTAA
- a CDS encoding AAA family ATPase: MALSFQQLLTAVPLVLKGGHVPTIVGQAGVGKSALVETVAEKMGAKLVTTVVSLSEKGDLAIPIPPLNDQAYVTTQAGQRLADVQFGYTHTLIEIIQASEKHPKQPIIWFLDEFNRGNSAVQAELMNLVLQRQINDIQLPKNTYIVLAENPDDTMAGFEEDQYAVEPADAAIKDRTTRLVMDVSVTDWLNWAKQGQPEAHIDPLIQRFIAANSQLLYPSQRSGDLDPTPRAWQRFSDNYRQLKKLPAQQQNQLLFDLAAGDLGPAVAALVTKFLQENEQVLTAADLFDSQPQGRRVPGKIVAIFKKLPALQQLNTLKSALNTADLTDNNRAARFSYLLNQLAPDSQYALVQQLVNDPVLDKLYASKNHYANVLYQQIMDIATH, from the coding sequence ATGGCGTTAAGCTTTCAACAACTATTAACCGCGGTCCCCCTGGTGTTAAAGGGCGGCCACGTGCCCACCATTGTCGGTCAGGCTGGGGTCGGGAAATCAGCCCTAGTTGAAACCGTGGCTGAAAAAATGGGGGCGAAACTGGTGACCACGGTGGTCTCCCTGTCAGAAAAAGGGGATCTGGCCATTCCGATTCCACCATTAAACGACCAGGCTTATGTGACCACCCAGGCTGGTCAGCGCCTGGCCGACGTTCAGTTTGGCTACACCCACACCCTGATTGAAATCATCCAGGCGTCTGAAAAACACCCTAAGCAACCAATTATCTGGTTCTTGGATGAGTTTAACCGGGGTAACAGTGCCGTCCAGGCCGAGCTCATGAACCTGGTCTTACAGCGGCAGATTAACGATATTCAACTGCCTAAAAATACCTATATCGTCCTAGCCGAAAACCCAGACGATACCATGGCTGGTTTTGAAGAGGACCAGTACGCCGTTGAACCGGCCGATGCCGCCATTAAGGACCGGACGACCCGGCTGGTCATGGACGTGTCGGTGACCGACTGGCTCAATTGGGCCAAGCAGGGCCAACCTGAAGCCCACATCGATCCCTTGATTCAGCGCTTTATCGCGGCCAATAGCCAGCTGCTCTACCCAAGTCAGCGTAGCGGCGATTTAGACCCCACGCCCCGGGCCTGGCAGCGCTTTTCGGATAACTACCGGCAACTCAAAAAGCTGCCAGCCCAGCAGCAAAACCAGCTCCTCTTTGACCTGGCGGCTGGTGACCTGGGTCCAGCCGTGGCCGCCCTGGTGACCAAGTTCTTACAGGAAAACGAGCAGGTCCTCACCGCTGCTGACCTGTTCGACAGTCAGCCCCAGGGACGGCGGGTACCTGGTAAGATTGTCGCAATTTTCAAAAAGTTACCAGCCCTCCAGCAGTTAAACACCCTAAAGTCAGCCTTAAACACCGCTGATTTGACGGATAATAACCGGGCAGCCCGCTTTAGTTACCTGTTAAACCAGTTGGCGCCGGATAGTCAGTATGCCCTGGTCCAGCAGCTGGTCAATGACCCAGTCTTGGATAAGCTCTATGCCTCTAAGAACCACTATGCCAACGTTTTGTACCAGCAAATTATGGATATTGCCACTCACTAA
- a CDS encoding acetate kinase, which yields MAKIMAVNAGSSSLKFQLLEMPAEQVIAQGVIERIGMDDAIVTIKYGANGSEKDHADVTLSDDGKQDKYSVVTPIKDHQEAINFMLKQLSELGIITDFNEIVGVGHRVVAGGEYFKHSVVVDDDVLKKIDELADYAPLHNPANALGIRVFQKLLPHAVSVAVFDTSFHQTMPEVNFLYSIPYEYYQRYGARKYGAHGTSHRYVAGRAAELLGKDLADLKLVSMHLGAGASITAIQGGKSFDTSMGFTPLTGVTMATRSGDVDVSLVDYIQEREGLSNEEMLAVLNKKSGVLGISGVSSDMRDLRAARKKGNKQAALAIDIFVNRVIKYVGQYITEMHGADALIFTAGIGENADWIREEIVAQLDYFGIKLDPAKNAVNRKEAVISSPDSKIKVLLIPTDEEVMIARDVQSLMA from the coding sequence ATGGCTAAGATCATGGCAGTTAACGCAGGTAGTTCATCGTTGAAGTTTCAACTTTTGGAAATGCCTGCCGAGCAAGTAATTGCCCAGGGTGTGATTGAGCGAATCGGTATGGATGACGCCATTGTCACAATTAAGTATGGGGCCAACGGCAGTGAAAAGGATCACGCCGATGTTACCCTTTCTGACGATGGCAAGCAGGACAAGTACAGCGTGGTTACGCCAATTAAGGACCACCAAGAAGCCATTAACTTCATGCTCAAGCAGTTGAGTGAACTAGGTATCATTACTGACTTCAACGAGATTGTTGGAGTTGGTCACCGGGTCGTTGCCGGTGGTGAGTACTTCAAGCACTCCGTCGTGGTTGATGACGATGTTCTCAAGAAGATTGATGAGTTGGCTGATTATGCACCCTTGCACAACCCAGCCAATGCCTTGGGTATCCGTGTTTTCCAAAAGTTGCTGCCACACGCGGTTTCAGTGGCGGTGTTTGATACTTCTTTCCACCAAACCATGCCCGAAGTAAACTTCCTGTATTCAATTCCTTACGAATACTACCAACGTTATGGTGCGCGTAAGTACGGTGCCCACGGAACTTCTCACCGTTACGTAGCCGGACGGGCTGCTGAATTACTGGGCAAGGACCTGGCCGATTTGAAGTTGGTCAGCATGCACTTAGGTGCGGGTGCCTCAATTACGGCTATTCAGGGTGGTAAATCCTTTGACACTTCGATGGGCTTCACCCCACTGACTGGGGTAACGATGGCTACCCGTTCTGGGGATGTCGATGTTTCCCTGGTGGACTATATTCAAGAACGCGAAGGCCTTTCCAACGAAGAAATGCTGGCCGTTTTGAACAAGAAGTCCGGGGTTTTGGGCATTTCAGGTGTATCCAGTGATATGCGTGACTTGCGCGCTGCCCGCAAAAAGGGTAATAAGCAGGCTGCCTTGGCGATTGATATCTTCGTTAACCGGGTTATCAAGTATGTTGGTCAGTACATCACCGAGATGCACGGAGCCGACGCCTTGATTTTCACCGCTGGTATTGGTGAAAACGCCGACTGGATCCGGGAAGAAATCGTGGCCCAGTTGGACTACTTTGGTATCAAGTTAGACCCAGCTAAGAATGCGGTTAACCGCAAGGAAGCCGTCATTTCTAGCCCTGATTCTAAGATTAAGGTTCTCTTAATCCCAACCGATGAAGAAGTCATGATTGCCCGTGATGTGCAATCATTGATGGCATAA
- the greA gene encoding transcription elongation factor GreA, which yields MSDEKTFPMTAAGRDKLQAELEDLIANQRPEITKRIQIARSYGDLSENSEYQSAKDEQAFVEGRIVTIRKMLENAEIINADSTAADEVSLGKAVTFKELPDEEPETYTIVGSVEADPLAGKISNESPMASALIGKKKGDKVNVPLPNGVEIEVEILDVTTK from the coding sequence ATGTCAGACGAAAAAACATTTCCCATGACTGCGGCCGGCCGCGATAAGTTGCAGGCCGAATTAGAAGATTTAATCGCTAACCAACGTCCTGAAATTACGAAGCGAATTCAAATCGCCCGTTCTTACGGTGACCTATCCGAAAACTCTGAGTATCAATCAGCTAAGGATGAACAGGCCTTCGTTGAAGGCCGGATTGTCACTATCCGTAAAATGCTGGAAAACGCCGAAATTATCAATGCCGACTCAACAGCGGCTGATGAAGTTTCCCTCGGTAAGGCGGTCACCTTTAAGGAACTGCCCGACGAAGAACCTGAGACTTACACCATCGTTGGTTCTGTCGAAGCCGACCCCTTGGCCGGTAAGATTTCAAACGAGTCGCCCATGGCTTCTGCCTTGATTGGCAAGAAGAAAGGTGACAAGGTCAACGTTCCCCTCCCTAACGGGGTGGAAATCGAAGTCGAAATCCTCGACGTTACGACCAAATAA
- a CDS encoding penicillin-binding protein 2: MNRNPYLENRDKNDARANLPGRLKLLLWIVSALMLALVIQLGLLTLKQGGDFLAEVNRSDETLEKGNAPRGLIYDASGRVITGNKSQAAVTYTRGKNTTPTQIYKIATGLGKYLNVDTSRLSPRAKADYYLASSTKVADQVQSKVQAANPKAAKTWSTTQLNNAMAAYVEDHNLDKNVSDNQAAIFQRMSGAYALSTTYIQESGVTDQAQAEIGERLSQFPGVKIGSSWSRVYPEGNDFQALVGTVTNEATGLPADRLHTLLAQGYSQNQPVGSYALERRYESILKGTPSQTLVTTNGSGGIKSSQLKYAGQAGDSLKLTINADYQKKVQQILESNIPGGDVQGIYTTVINPYTGGIYAIAGVDRDTKTGTKTADPLGNINHAIVMGSVVKPAVLATAFQHGVVTPTNNTLYDQAIKIAGTPEITSYWNQKGNPTPIDVLTALERSSNTYFVQLAMKIGGQTYSPGEHLNLNPDAFQTLRNGLAQFGLGYKTGIDIDGETAGYRGPTTGAAQGKYLYESFGQYDSYTTMQLARYVSAIANGGYVLQPHLVGSILQNDVSNKHLKTVWTSTPNIQGQVRLSADEWNVIHKGMWRVANGTDPDNTGSGVHGLDPQVYAKTGTAETAVNGHTTYTESIVCYVPGQPFAMAMAIPGMNSYLDGTNGRIAKQIINAYWDTVQQKPGQTSSSSDNNNSSSSSSSSSSAQ; encoded by the coding sequence ATGAATCGCAATCCTTACTTAGAAAATCGAGATAAAAACGATGCCCGGGCGAACCTACCCGGACGGTTAAAGTTGCTGTTGTGGATTGTGTCAGCTCTGATGCTGGCCCTGGTTATCCAGTTGGGCCTGTTGACCTTAAAGCAGGGTGGTGACTTCCTGGCTGAGGTTAACCGGAGCGATGAAACCCTGGAAAAGGGTAACGCCCCCCGTGGTCTGATTTACGATGCTTCCGGACGGGTCATAACCGGTAACAAGTCTCAGGCCGCCGTGACCTACACCCGGGGTAAGAACACCACACCAACGCAAATTTATAAGATTGCGACGGGTCTGGGAAAGTACTTAAATGTCGATACCAGTCGGCTCAGTCCCCGGGCCAAGGCCGATTACTACCTGGCCAGCAGCACCAAGGTGGCTGATCAGGTCCAAAGTAAGGTACAAGCCGCCAACCCAAAGGCCGCTAAGACCTGGTCGACTACCCAGCTCAACAACGCCATGGCGGCCTATGTTGAAGACCACAACCTTGACAAGAACGTCAGTGATAACCAGGCCGCGATCTTCCAGCGGATGAGTGGCGCTTACGCGCTGTCAACGACCTATATCCAGGAATCTGGCGTAACCGACCAGGCCCAAGCCGAAATTGGCGAGCGCCTAAGTCAGTTCCCTGGGGTTAAGATTGGTTCTAGTTGGAGCCGGGTCTACCCTGAAGGAAATGATTTCCAGGCCCTAGTCGGCACGGTTACTAATGAAGCGACGGGTCTGCCAGCCGACCGGCTGCACACCCTGCTAGCCCAGGGCTATTCTCAAAACCAGCCGGTTGGTAGCTACGCCCTGGAGCGCCGTTATGAAAGCATTTTGAAGGGAACCCCTTCCCAGACCTTGGTGACAACCAACGGTAGTGGCGGGATTAAGTCTAGTCAGCTCAAGTATGCTGGTCAGGCTGGTGACAGCTTGAAGCTGACGATTAACGCTGATTACCAAAAGAAGGTTCAGCAGATCCTGGAAAGTAACATTCCTGGTGGGGATGTTCAGGGAATTTATACCACGGTCATTAACCCTTATACCGGTGGTATTTATGCCATCGCCGGGGTTGACCGGGACACCAAGACCGGAACTAAGACGGCGGACCCACTGGGTAACATTAACCACGCCATTGTCATGGGGTCGGTGGTTAAGCCAGCGGTGCTGGCCACGGCCTTCCAGCACGGCGTAGTGACGCCAACCAATAACACCCTTTACGACCAGGCGATTAAGATTGCTGGTACCCCAGAAATTACTTCTTACTGGAACCAGAAGGGTAACCCAACCCCAATCGATGTCCTGACTGCCTTGGAGCGGTCATCTAACACCTACTTCGTCCAATTAGCGATGAAGATTGGTGGCCAGACTTATTCACCAGGTGAGCACCTGAACTTGAATCCGGATGCCTTCCAGACCCTACGAAACGGGTTGGCCCAGTTTGGCCTGGGTTATAAGACTGGGATTGATATCGATGGTGAGACGGCTGGTTACCGCGGTCCAACAACCGGGGCGGCCCAAGGTAAGTACCTCTACGAATCCTTCGGTCAGTATGACAGTTACACAACCATGCAGTTAGCCCGCTATGTTTCTGCGATTGCCAACGGTGGTTATGTGCTTCAGCCGCATCTGGTTGGTTCCATCCTGCAAAACGATGTCAGCAACAAGCACCTGAAGACGGTTTGGACTTCTACGCCAAATATTCAGGGGCAAGTGCGCCTGTCCGCCGATGAGTGGAACGTTATCCACAAAGGAATGTGGCGCGTTGCCAACGGAACAGATCCGGATAACACTGGTAGTGGAGTCCACGGTTTGGATCCCCAGGTTTACGCCAAGACCGGAACGGCTGAAACGGCCGTTAACGGTCACACGACCTATACTGAGTCGATTGTTTGTTACGTGCCAGGTCAGCCATTTGCGATGGCCATGGCCATTCCAGGCATGAACAGTTACCTGGATGGTACCAACGGTCGGATTGCTAAGCAGATTATCAATGCTTACTGGGACACGGTTCAGCAAAAGCCGGGTCAGACCTCTTCATCTTCAGATAACAATAATAGTAGTAGCAGTAGCAGCAGTAGTAGCTCTGCACAGTAA